In Dioscorea cayenensis subsp. rotundata cultivar TDr96_F1 chromosome 9, TDr96_F1_v2_PseudoChromosome.rev07_lg8_w22 25.fasta, whole genome shotgun sequence, a genomic segment contains:
- the LOC120269402 gene encoding glycine-rich protein A3-like has product MGGGKDKNDGSESSDKGLFSNLAYGLAGHLPGQYSSGAYPPPYGHPQAPGAYPPQGYPPQGYPPSGYPPAGGHQPYGYPPSGYPPSGYPPAGYPAPSAPPHYGSSHGSHGSGYGPLLAGGVAAAAAAYGAHQLSHGHMGHGMFHGHGHHHGYGHHGKFKHHGKFKHGKFGKHMFGGKHGMFGGKFKKWK; this is encoded by the exons ATGGGTGGTGGCAAAGATAAGAATGATGGCTCAGAGAGTAGCGACAAAGGCTTGTTTTCAAATTTGGCGTATGGGCTTGCTGGACATCTTCCTGGACAATATTCATCAGGGGCATACCCTCCTCCATATGGACACCCTCAAGCACCTGGTGCATATCCTCCACAGGGATATCCTCCACAGGGGTACCCACCATCTGGGTATCCACCGGCCGGTGGACATCAACCATATGGTTATCCACCTTCTGGTTATCCACCTTCTGGTTATCCACCAGCTGGCTACCCTGCACCATCTGCTCCTCCGCATTACG GTTCAAGTCATGGAAGTCATGGATCTGGATATGGACCATTGTTAGCTGGAGGTGTGGCTGCTGCTGCCGCTGCTTATGGTGCTCACCAGTTATCCCATGGTCATATGGGACACGGTATGTTCCATGGACATGGCCATCACCATGGATATGGCCATCATGGAAAATTTAAGCACCATGGTAAATTCAAACATGGGAAGTTTGGCAAACACATGTTTGGTGGCAAGCATGGGATGTTTGGTGGCAAGTT